One genomic window of Conger conger chromosome 9, fConCon1.1, whole genome shotgun sequence includes the following:
- the rps27.1 gene encoding 40S ribosomal protein S27.1: MIMSLEATSCPCARAPFLISRCFRFFPLFGSGYVLANMPLAKDLLHPSPEEEKRRHKKKRLVQSPNSYFMDVKCPGCYKITTVFSHAQTVVLCVGCSTVLCQPTGGKARLTEGCSFRRKQH, translated from the exons ATGATTATGTCCTTGGAGG CAACTTCCTGCCCCTGCGCACGAGCCCCGTTTTTAATATCGCGCTGCTTCCGGTTTTTCCCTCTTTTCGGCAGCGGCTACGTACTCGCCAACATGCCT CTCGCTAAAGACCTGTTGCACCCGTCCCccgaggaggagaagaggagacaCAAGAAGAAGCGTCTCGTGCAGAGCCCAAACTCCTACTTCATGGACGTCAAGTGTCCAG GATGCTACAAGATCACCACGGTGTTCAGCCACGCGCAGAcagtggtgctgtgtgtgggctgCTCCACTGTGCTGTGCCAACCCACCGGAGGGAAGGCCCGCCTTACAGAAG GGTGCTCATTCAGGAGGAAGCAGCACTAG